In a single window of the uncultured Dysgonomonas sp. genome:
- the mobC gene encoding conjugal transfer protein MobC: protein MQQEDDLRGLAKVMEFMRAISILFVLMNIYWFCYQAIYEWGINIGVVDKILMNFNRTAGLFNSILWTKIFSVVFLALSCLGTKGVKEEKITWNHIYVCLILGFVFFFLNWWLLYLPLPKIANAGFYIFTITVGYILLLMAGTWMSRLLKNNLMDDPFNNENESFMQETKLMVNDYSINLPTKFWYKKKQWKGWINVVNPFRAAIVLGTPGSGKSYAVVNQFVKQQIEKGYTGYIYDFKFPDLSTIAYNHLLNNREGYKKVPTFYVINFDDPSRSHRCNPINPSFMDDISDAYESAYTIMLNLNRTWVQKQGDFFVESPIILFAAIIWYLRIYKDGKYCTFPHAIEFLNKSYEDIFPILTSYPDLENYLSPFMDAWKSGAADQLQGQIASAKIPLSRMISPQLYWVMSGDEFTLDINNPDDPKILAVGNNPDRQNIYGAALGLYNSRIVKLINKKGQLKSSVIIDELPTIYFKGLDNLIATARSNKVAVLLGFQDFSQLKRDYGDKEAAVVMNTVGNIFSGQVVGDTAKTLSDRFGKVLQKRQSMTINRNDKSTSISTQMDSLIPASKISNLTQGMFVGAIADNFDERIEQKIFHCEIVVDNERVTSETKAYKKIPVITNFVDENGVNRMKEMIKENYDRIKAEVKQIVADELQRIKDDPELCKLLPKEE from the coding sequence ATGCAACAAGAAGATGATTTAAGAGGACTTGCCAAAGTCATGGAGTTTATGAGGGCGATCAGTATTTTGTTCGTGCTGATGAATATTTATTGGTTCTGCTATCAAGCAATATACGAGTGGGGAATCAATATCGGGGTAGTAGATAAAATTCTAATGAATTTTAACCGTACCGCAGGTTTGTTCAATTCTATATTGTGGACGAAAATCTTTTCTGTAGTCTTTCTTGCCTTGTCCTGTTTGGGTACAAAGGGAGTGAAGGAGGAAAAGATCACATGGAATCATATCTATGTATGTCTTATTTTGGGTTTTGTATTTTTCTTTTTGAACTGGTGGCTTCTTTATCTGCCTCTTCCCAAAATAGCCAATGCAGGTTTCTATATTTTTACCATTACAGTAGGATATATATTGCTTTTGATGGCGGGTACATGGATGAGCCGCTTACTCAAAAACAACCTGATGGACGATCCGTTTAATAACGAAAATGAATCGTTTATGCAGGAAACCAAGTTAATGGTAAACGATTATTCGATAAACCTGCCTACAAAGTTCTGGTACAAAAAGAAGCAATGGAAAGGATGGATTAATGTAGTAAATCCTTTTCGTGCGGCTATCGTATTGGGTACTCCTGGCTCGGGTAAGTCTTATGCCGTTGTAAACCAATTTGTCAAACAGCAGATCGAGAAAGGTTATACAGGCTATATTTACGATTTCAAGTTTCCAGACCTTTCGACTATTGCTTATAACCATCTGTTAAACAATAGAGAAGGTTATAAGAAAGTACCGACCTTTTATGTGATAAACTTTGATGATCCAAGTCGTAGCCACCGTTGCAATCCAATTAACCCGTCATTTATGGATGATATTTCGGATGCATATGAGAGTGCATACACGATAATGTTAAATTTGAATCGAACTTGGGTGCAGAAGCAAGGAGACTTCTTTGTAGAATCTCCGATTATTCTGTTTGCCGCTATAATTTGGTATTTGCGTATCTACAAGGATGGTAAATACTGTACTTTTCCTCATGCCATAGAATTTCTGAACAAAAGTTATGAAGATATTTTTCCGATTCTGACTTCGTACCCTGATCTCGAAAATTATCTTTCTCCCTTTATGGATGCATGGAAATCTGGGGCTGCCGATCAGCTCCAAGGACAGATAGCATCAGCTAAGATACCTTTGTCTCGTATGATTAGTCCGCAATTATATTGGGTGATGTCGGGTGATGAGTTTACTTTGGATATCAACAATCCGGATGATCCTAAAATATTGGCAGTAGGCAATAATCCCGACAGACAAAATATATACGGAGCGGCACTCGGATTGTATAACAGTCGGATTGTGAAGCTGATAAATAAGAAGGGGCAACTCAAATCATCGGTTATCATTGATGAGTTACCGACAATTTATTTCAAAGGGTTAGATAACTTGATAGCCACCGCCCGAAGCAATAAGGTTGCTGTATTATTGGGGTTTCAGGACTTTTCGCAGCTAAAGCGTGACTATGGAGACAAAGAGGCTGCCGTAGTAATGAACACGGTAGGTAATATATTTTCGGGACAGGTAGTCGGAGACACAGCGAAGACCTTATCTGACCGTTTTGGTAAAGTATTACAGAAACGCCAGTCTATGACCATCAATCGCAACGATAAATCGACTTCCATTTCTACCCAGATGGATAGTTTGATACCAGCATCCAAAATATCCAATCTGACTCAGGGTATGTTTGTCGGAGCGATAGCTGATAACTTTGATGAGCGAATAGAGCAAAAGATTTTTCATTGTGAAATTGTAGTAGACAATGAACGTGTAACTTCTGAAACCAAAGCATATAAGAAGATACCTGTCATTACCAACTTTGTAGACGAAAATGGTGTAAATCGCATGAAGGAAATGATTAAGGAGAATTACGACCGTATCAAAGCAGAAGTGAAACAGATTGTGGCGGATGAATTGCAACGCATTAAGGATGATCCAGAATTGTGTAAGTTGCTGCCGAAGGAGGAGTAA
- a CDS encoding DUF3945 domain-containing protein, with product MDQDKVKSEEPKVLLTQGEDGKLKVITGEKDGKLKTVEPTKANADQFLKVDTNSNFLENFFKKMSAQFNHPSHTGVYAVGMSAVDKIAAFLDKLIRIDHTDKALDPYRLKFDGKIKIDIELTGKFQPLDLNKLNWKETEKLGLSGDKLQDALKAMVYGHKSPGLVDIKPTIDGNEFPMQARLSLEPQKDGSIKLVTHPKQEQPDFEKPFMNVVFSEQDKEQLQKTGHGARVYDLEVNGEKIPSLVSLDKMTNRIEAVPLSEINIPQTLKNTPLSPEQQQGLREGKAVWVEGMDKKVKPGEEPQKIDRFVQFNAVNKNFDFKFSDEQRQQHKEQRQAKQSEGQAQEKPLPKARKVDEVWIYSKQGGVQLSKEEFTKLCNKEPIFVEGMQSRPKQQQADASGAQKVEATDQKGQKYNAWVWVDENRDKVRHTSKHPDQVRAIEAKQAAKDSQKVTPAAESKTQVAVNNEGKTNEATKYSKEPLKQGQTQPTAKQVEKKEQKQQQEQKQSPAAPKKSKGRKM from the coding sequence ATGGATCAAGACAAAGTAAAATCCGAAGAGCCTAAAGTCTTATTGACCCAAGGCGAAGATGGCAAACTAAAAGTCATCACAGGGGAGAAGGACGGTAAACTAAAAACCGTTGAACCCACCAAAGCGAATGCCGACCAGTTTTTGAAAGTTGATACCAACAGCAATTTTCTGGAAAATTTCTTCAAAAAAATGTCGGCACAGTTCAATCATCCATCGCACACAGGCGTTTATGCCGTCGGGATGTCAGCGGTAGATAAGATAGCTGCTTTTCTTGACAAACTTATCCGTATCGACCACACCGACAAAGCTCTCGATCCGTATCGTCTTAAATTTGACGGTAAGATAAAGATTGACATTGAGCTTACAGGTAAGTTTCAGCCTTTAGACCTCAATAAACTCAATTGGAAAGAGACTGAGAAGTTGGGCCTTTCGGGGGATAAGTTGCAGGATGCTCTCAAAGCGATGGTTTACGGGCACAAATCTCCCGGTCTGGTTGATATCAAACCTACTATCGACGGCAATGAATTCCCAATGCAAGCTCGCTTATCGCTGGAGCCACAAAAAGATGGCAGCATCAAGTTGGTAACCCATCCCAAACAGGAACAACCCGATTTTGAGAAACCATTTATGAATGTAGTCTTTTCCGAACAGGATAAAGAACAGCTACAGAAGACAGGACATGGTGCACGTGTGTATGACCTTGAAGTGAATGGAGAGAAAATACCCTCACTTGTATCTCTCGACAAAATGACGAATCGAATTGAAGCCGTACCCCTCTCTGAAATCAATATTCCCCAGACTTTGAAAAATACACCTCTTTCTCCCGAACAGCAGCAGGGATTGAGAGAAGGTAAAGCGGTATGGGTTGAGGGCATGGATAAAAAGGTCAAACCAGGAGAAGAACCACAAAAAATAGATCGTTTTGTACAGTTCAATGCCGTCAATAAGAATTTTGATTTTAAGTTCAGCGACGAGCAACGGCAACAGCATAAGGAGCAGCGACAAGCCAAACAGAGCGAAGGGCAAGCACAGGAAAAGCCATTACCAAAAGCCCGTAAAGTTGATGAGGTCTGGATTTATTCTAAGCAAGGAGGTGTACAACTTAGTAAAGAAGAGTTTACCAAGCTGTGTAATAAAGAGCCAATCTTTGTTGAGGGCATGCAATCCCGCCCGAAACAGCAACAAGCTGATGCATCGGGAGCACAAAAAGTGGAAGCTACCGACCAGAAAGGACAGAAGTATAATGCATGGGTATGGGTTGACGAAAACAGAGATAAAGTTCGCCATACCTCTAAGCATCCCGATCAAGTGCGAGCCATTGAAGCGAAACAAGCTGCCAAGGATTCTCAGAAGGTGACTCCTGCTGCCGAGAGCAAAACACAGGTCGCTGTCAATAATGAGGGCAAGACTAACGAGGCAACCAAATATTCCAAAGAGCCGCTAAAACAAGGTCAGACACAGCCCACCGCCAAGCAAGTCGAAAAGAAGGAGCAAAAACAGCAACAGGAACAAAAACAATCTCCTGCCGCTCCGAAAAAAAGTAAAGGGCGAAAAATGTAG
- a CDS encoding type IA DNA topoisomerase → MKIIIAEKPSVAKSIAAIVGANNKKEGYMEGNGYAVTWAFGHLVGLAMPEHYGITGFQKENLPILPKEFKLLPRQVKEDKEYKNDPGVMKQLKVIRELFHRGESIIVATDAGREGELIFRYIYEYIGCTLPFERLWISSLTDRAIKDGFKMLRSGADYDNLYASAKARSTADWLVGINSSQALSISAGYGVWSLGRVQTPTLAIICSRYLENKDFKPQTYFRLKLQTKKEATTFAVHSVDKFDTRIHAEEITAKVKAAGKIFVTAVERKEVKQEPLLLYDLTTLQKEANSKHGFSADKTLTIAQSLYEAKKISYPRTGSRYISEDVLEEIPHLIATLRSHPLFGKYIDGRFDTTLNTRSVNDAKVTDHHALIITEESATNLSKDEQSIYDMVAGRMLEAFGERCIKENTTVSLDTDGVHFSCKGSVTLVPGWRAVFDAKDEPNDGEDENSTLPALVEGDRLLIRDCEIQEKQTKPRPLHTEASLLSSMESAGKEVEDEQQREAMKECGIGTPATRASIIETLFSREYIIREKKSLVPTNKGLVVYLAVKDKKIADVAMTGQWEEALNKIASGEMDAAAFHKGIEIYASQITTELLSTTIERTDNRNTCPCPKCKNGQMVFYPKVVKCKDENCGLTVFRTVAKKELTDGQLNDLLMNGKTALVKGFVSSKTGSTFDATVKFDADYKTVFEFPPRKGDSKKRRSK, encoded by the coding sequence ATGAAAATAATAATAGCAGAAAAACCCTCTGTGGCTAAGAGTATAGCAGCCATAGTCGGAGCAAACAATAAAAAAGAGGGCTATATGGAAGGTAACGGATATGCCGTTACGTGGGCTTTCGGTCACTTGGTAGGACTCGCCATGCCGGAGCATTATGGTATCACAGGCTTTCAGAAAGAGAACCTGCCGATACTTCCTAAAGAATTTAAACTCTTGCCTCGACAAGTCAAAGAGGATAAAGAATACAAAAACGATCCCGGTGTGATGAAACAACTAAAGGTTATCCGCGAGTTATTCCATCGTGGAGAATCTATAATTGTGGCAACCGATGCCGGACGTGAAGGGGAACTCATATTCCGCTATATATATGAATATATAGGATGCACCCTTCCGTTTGAAAGGCTTTGGATCAGTTCGCTAACAGACCGAGCCATCAAAGACGGCTTTAAAATGCTTCGCTCCGGAGCCGATTATGACAATCTGTATGCTTCTGCCAAAGCCCGCAGTACCGCTGATTGGCTTGTTGGAATCAATAGTAGTCAAGCCCTTTCTATTTCGGCAGGGTATGGAGTTTGGTCTTTGGGCAGAGTGCAAACCCCAACACTGGCAATTATTTGCAGCAGGTATCTGGAAAATAAAGATTTCAAGCCACAGACTTATTTTCGCTTGAAATTGCAGACAAAAAAAGAAGCTACTACTTTTGCTGTTCATTCGGTGGATAAGTTCGATACCCGAATCCATGCCGAAGAAATTACGGCAAAGGTCAAAGCTGCGGGAAAGATATTCGTTACAGCCGTAGAACGAAAGGAAGTCAAACAAGAACCACTCTTGCTGTACGATCTTACCACACTTCAAAAAGAAGCCAATAGTAAACATGGTTTTTCGGCAGACAAAACGCTGACAATAGCTCAAAGTCTGTATGAAGCAAAGAAAATATCCTATCCACGAACAGGTAGCCGTTATATTTCCGAAGATGTTCTAGAGGAAATACCACATTTGATTGCGACACTACGGTCACACCCTCTTTTCGGGAAATACATAGATGGCAGATTTGATACCACGCTCAATACCCGTTCGGTCAATGATGCTAAAGTGACCGACCATCATGCACTGATTATTACGGAAGAATCTGCTACCAATTTATCCAAAGACGAACAGTCTATCTACGATATGGTTGCCGGACGTATGCTCGAAGCCTTTGGCGAACGTTGCATCAAAGAGAACACCACCGTATCATTGGATACCGATGGCGTACACTTTTCCTGCAAAGGGAGCGTTACACTCGTCCCCGGCTGGAGGGCGGTATTTGATGCTAAAGACGAGCCAAACGATGGAGAAGATGAAAACTCAACTTTACCTGCTTTAGTTGAGGGAGATCGTTTGTTGATTCGTGATTGCGAGATTCAGGAAAAGCAAACCAAGCCTCGTCCATTGCATACGGAGGCAAGTTTGCTTAGTTCAATGGAATCCGCAGGTAAAGAAGTAGAGGACGAACAACAGCGTGAAGCCATGAAAGAGTGTGGTATCGGGACACCCGCTACCCGTGCATCCATTATCGAAACATTATTTTCCCGTGAGTATATCATCAGAGAGAAAAAGTCCCTTGTTCCGACCAATAAAGGATTGGTGGTCTATCTGGCTGTAAAGGACAAAAAGATAGCCGACGTAGCCATGACAGGACAATGGGAGGAAGCCTTAAACAAAATAGCTTCGGGAGAAATGGATGCTGCTGCATTCCACAAAGGAATAGAAATCTATGCCTCGCAGATAACTACGGAGCTACTTTCTACCACCATTGAACGGACAGATAATCGCAATACTTGTCCCTGTCCTAAATGTAAAAATGGGCAGATGGTATTTTACCCGAAGGTGGTAAAATGTAAGGATGAAAACTGCGGGCTGACTGTATTTAGAACCGTTGCTAAAAAAGAACTGACGGATGGGCAACTCAATGACCTTTTGATGAACGGCAAGACTGCACTTGTAAAAGGTTTTGTAAGTTCTAAGACCGGAAGCACTTTTGATGCTACAGTTAAATTTGATGCGGACTATAAAACAGTCTTTGAGTTCCCGCCACGCAAAGGTGACAGCAAAAAACGACGTTCTAAGTAA
- a CDS encoding GNAT family N-acetyltransferase — MSLPDVRIDRLKESEYEEVATILVDAFESNLAYASIFVNKDKLRDGLFWLFKTNLYLINRRQAVTKVVRMKNSMEIIGVFSLLPSNGVKSELRDYFKIGLPRFIMNFGLSALRTMLKMDSLNKELLTNAIGTNDYYYLSMVAIKANYQGSGIGSYMIDDCLQKLRSINRICHIVGLTTQLPENVTFYNRLGFLKLDEGEIQLKKGCYYNYNMKLDL, encoded by the coding sequence ATGTCCTTACCTGATGTCCGAATAGATAGATTGAAAGAATCTGAATATGAAGAAGTCGCTACTATTTTAGTAGATGCTTTTGAATCGAATCTTGCTTATGCTTCAATCTTCGTAAATAAGGATAAATTGCGAGACGGATTGTTCTGGTTATTTAAGACCAATCTATACCTCATAAACAGAAGACAAGCTGTGACAAAAGTCGTTAGAATGAAAAACTCAATGGAAATAATAGGAGTATTTAGCTTATTACCTTCCAATGGAGTAAAATCTGAACTTCGCGATTATTTCAAGATCGGATTACCCCGATTTATTATGAATTTTGGACTCTCTGCTTTACGCACAATGCTTAAGATGGATTCTCTCAATAAAGAGCTTCTAACAAATGCCATCGGAACCAATGACTATTATTATTTGTCGATGGTTGCCATAAAAGCCAACTATCAGGGCTCCGGGATTGGTTCTTATATGATTGACGATTGCTTACAAAAATTGAGATCTATAAATCGAATATGTCATATTGTTGGTTTAACAACCCAACTTCCGGAAAACGTCACTTTTTATAACCGATTAGGATTCCTGAAATTGGATGAAGGTGAAATTCAACTGAAGAAGGGCTGTTATTACAACTATAATATGAAATTGGATCTATAA
- a CDS encoding DUF1896 family protein → MATKPNTSAVKFSYFRLSLLSYLRDTHPTKATDLDFIAVRGDSAAETYSQAIKAGHTHDEAEAISSQVLYEGLYFSTYRTLVTILWEEFSEEVDPSQAEGIAMELLPRLTDTIQKYTLSDDFADTLQYNQFYTELTGEIQILLENGL, encoded by the coding sequence ATGGCAACAAAACCAAATACTTCAGCCGTAAAATTCTCTTATTTTCGGCTATCTCTATTATCCTACCTGCGAGATACACATCCCACTAAAGCTACCGACCTCGATTTTATTGCTGTACGTGGTGATTCCGCAGCAGAAACATACAGCCAAGCTATAAAAGCAGGTCATACACATGACGAAGCAGAAGCAATCTCTTCGCAAGTCCTGTATGAAGGTTTATATTTCTCCACCTACCGAACCCTTGTGACTATTCTTTGGGAAGAATTTTCCGAAGAAGTAGACCCATCCCAAGCCGAAGGTATAGCAATGGAGTTATTGCCCCGACTTACGGATACGATTCAAAAATACACCCTGTCTGATGATTTTGCCGATACACTACAGTACAATCAGTTTTACACGGAGCTGACTGGCGAAATACAAATACTGCTCGAAAATGGCTTATAA